A single genomic interval of Nonomuraea rubra harbors:
- a CDS encoding vWA domain-containing protein, whose protein sequence is MAFRYGEYHDGPDPLAPPYDVRSALDEMGDAILSGSTPVHALRDLLKRGLPGAQDRRGLDDMLREVRRRRRDLRERGRLDGTLERARALLDKAIGQERAELFPDPSDDARLREAGLDALPEDTASAIQELSTYDWRSAAARQTFEELRDLLRREVLDSQFKGLRDALANPDPQAMERIRQMMSDLNDLLDKDARGEHTQADFDDFMSKYGDLFPEKPRNLDELVDILARRAAATQRMLASMTPRQREELSNLINQTLDQAGLSDQMRRLGEALYARRPDLAWNAPERLTGEEPLAMGDAVTALEELADLTQLETALRQDYPGARLDDIDEAAVRRALGRSAVDDLEALKRIERELEEQGYLLRRRGKLELTPKAVRRLGETALRRVFSTLDAGRRGDHDQHDAGSAGELTGSSRPWRFGDEQPLDVVRTLVNGVRSGGVALGDRVGVRLSVDDFEVAETERRSAAAVCLLVDLSYSMALRGTWAAAKQTALALQALVASKFPQDAVQIIGFSNYARVLQPDELAGLDWDMVQGTNLHHALLIAGRHLDRHPDFEPVVLVVTDGEPTAHLMRNGRSAFEWPPSHETLELTLAEVDKMTRRRATINVFMLAADDRLKEFVDEVARRNGGRVFSPSAERLGEYVVSDFLRLRRAR, encoded by the coding sequence ATGGCCTTTCGCTATGGCGAGTACCACGACGGCCCCGATCCCCTGGCCCCTCCCTACGACGTCCGTTCGGCGCTCGACGAGATGGGCGACGCCATCCTGTCGGGCTCGACGCCGGTCCACGCCCTGCGCGACCTGCTCAAGCGCGGCCTGCCCGGCGCTCAGGACCGGCGCGGGCTCGACGACATGCTCAGGGAGGTCCGCAGGCGCCGCCGTGACCTGCGCGAGCGCGGGCGGCTCGACGGCACGCTGGAGCGGGCCAGGGCCCTGCTGGACAAGGCGATCGGGCAGGAGCGGGCCGAGCTGTTCCCCGACCCGTCGGACGACGCGCGGCTGCGGGAGGCCGGGCTCGACGCGCTGCCCGAGGACACGGCCAGCGCGATCCAGGAGCTGAGCACGTACGACTGGCGCTCGGCCGCGGCCCGCCAGACCTTCGAGGAGCTGCGCGACCTGCTGCGCAGGGAGGTGCTGGACAGCCAGTTCAAGGGCCTGCGCGACGCGCTGGCCAACCCCGACCCGCAGGCGATGGAACGGATCCGGCAGATGATGTCGGATCTCAACGACCTGCTCGACAAGGACGCCAGGGGCGAGCACACCCAGGCCGACTTCGATGACTTCATGTCGAAATATGGGGACCTGTTCCCCGAGAAGCCCCGCAACCTGGACGAGCTCGTCGACATCCTGGCCCGCCGCGCCGCCGCCACGCAGCGCATGCTCGCCTCGATGACCCCGCGCCAGCGCGAGGAGCTGAGCAACCTCATCAACCAGACCCTCGACCAGGCGGGCCTGTCCGACCAGATGCGCCGCCTCGGCGAGGCGCTCTACGCCCGCCGCCCCGACCTGGCCTGGAACGCCCCCGAGCGCCTCACCGGCGAGGAGCCGCTGGCCATGGGCGACGCCGTGACGGCGCTGGAGGAGCTGGCCGACCTCACCCAGCTCGAGACCGCCCTGCGCCAGGACTACCCGGGCGCGCGGCTCGACGACATCGACGAGGCCGCCGTACGCCGCGCGCTCGGCCGCTCCGCGGTGGACGACCTGGAGGCGCTCAAGCGCATCGAACGGGAGCTGGAGGAGCAGGGCTACCTGCTGCGCCGCCGCGGCAAGCTGGAGCTCACTCCGAAGGCCGTACGCCGCCTGGGCGAGACCGCGCTGCGCCGGGTCTTCTCCACGCTGGACGCGGGCCGCCGCGGCGACCACGACCAGCACGACGCGGGCTCGGCCGGCGAGCTGACCGGCTCGTCGCGGCCATGGCGGTTCGGCGACGAGCAGCCGCTCGACGTCGTACGCACGCTGGTGAACGGCGTGCGCAGCGGCGGCGTCGCCCTGGGCGACCGGGTCGGCGTGCGGCTGTCAGTGGACGACTTCGAGGTGGCCGAGACCGAGCGCCGCAGCGCCGCGGCCGTCTGCCTGCTGGTGGACCTGTCGTACTCGATGGCCCTGCGCGGCACCTGGGCCGCCGCCAAGCAGACGGCGCTGGCCCTGCAGGCGCTGGTGGCCTCCAAGTTCCCGCAGGACGCCGTGCAGATCATCGGCTTCTCCAACTACGCCAGGGTGCTGCAGCCGGACGAGCTGGCGGGCCTCGACTGGGACATGGTCCAGGGCACGAACCTGCACCACGCCCTGCTCATCGCCGGCCGCCACCTCGACCGGCACCCCGACTTCGAGCCGGTGGTGCTGGTGGTCACCGACGGCGAGCCCACGGCGCACCTCATGCGCAACGGCCGGTCGGCGTTCGAGTGGCCGCCGTCGCACGAGACGCTGGAGCTGACGCTGGCCGAGGTGGACAAGATGACCCGGCGGCGGGCCACGATCAACGTCTTCATGCTGGCGGCGGACGACCGGCTCAAGGAGTTCGTGGACGAGGTGGCCCGCAGGAACGGCGGCCGGGTCTTCTCACCGAGCGCGGAACGGCTCGGCGAGTACGTCGTCAGCGACTTCCTCCGCCTGCGCCGCGCCCGCTGA
- a CDS encoding sigma 54-interacting transcriptional regulator: MHQPRILRELRESGHVHRTVKAEIRENLLARLRAGEPRFPGIVGFDDTVLPHLERALLAGHDLVLLGERGQGKTRLIRTVTGLLDEWTPVVDGCEINDHPYAPACTRCQKLARELGDELPVAWKHRDARYGEKLATPDTSVGDLIGDVDPIKIAEGRTLGDPETVHYGLVPRTNRGVFSVNELPDLAERIQVSLLNVLEERDIQVRGYNLRLPLDILLIASANPEDYTNRGRIITPLKDRFGAEIRTHYPTTVEHELALIRQESVPDIGADVPEHLVEVIARFTRLVRESTAVDARSGVSARFAIAAAETAAASAVRRAALAGEEQAVTRVVDLACVVHSLRGKVEFEVSEEGRETEILAHLLRRATAETFRSRLGGMDLSALTDKFAEGNQVESGELVPAGELLHRIGPVAGLAKVMSRLGMGAGEESPGHAAAALEFTLEGLYLMRRLSKEDLDGVSVYRT, translated from the coding sequence GTGCATCAGCCACGTATTCTCCGCGAGTTGCGAGAGAGCGGCCACGTTCATCGCACCGTCAAGGCCGAGATCCGGGAAAACCTGCTGGCCAGGCTGCGCGCGGGAGAGCCGCGCTTCCCCGGCATCGTGGGCTTCGACGACACCGTCCTGCCTCATCTGGAGCGGGCCCTGCTCGCCGGGCACGATCTGGTCCTCCTCGGCGAGCGCGGCCAGGGCAAGACCCGGCTCATCCGCACCGTCACGGGCCTGCTCGACGAATGGACGCCGGTGGTCGATGGCTGCGAGATCAACGACCATCCGTACGCGCCGGCCTGCACGCGCTGCCAGAAGCTGGCGCGCGAGCTGGGTGACGAGCTGCCTGTCGCGTGGAAGCACCGGGACGCGCGCTACGGCGAGAAGCTCGCCACGCCCGACACCTCCGTGGGCGACCTGATCGGCGACGTCGACCCCATCAAGATCGCCGAGGGGCGCACGCTGGGCGACCCCGAGACGGTCCACTACGGCCTGGTGCCCCGCACCAACCGGGGCGTCTTCTCCGTCAACGAGCTGCCCGACCTGGCCGAGCGCATCCAGGTGTCGCTGCTCAACGTCCTGGAGGAACGCGACATCCAGGTCCGCGGCTACAACCTGCGGCTGCCTCTCGACATCCTGCTCATCGCCAGCGCCAACCCCGAGGACTACACCAACCGCGGCCGGATCATCACGCCGCTGAAGGACCGGTTCGGCGCCGAGATCCGCACCCACTACCCCACGACCGTCGAGCACGAGCTCGCGCTCATCCGCCAGGAGTCCGTGCCGGACATCGGGGCCGACGTCCCCGAGCACCTGGTCGAGGTGATCGCCCGCTTCACCCGGCTGGTCCGCGAGTCGACCGCCGTGGACGCCCGTTCCGGCGTGTCGGCCCGCTTCGCCATCGCCGCGGCCGAGACCGCGGCGGCCTCGGCCGTGCGCCGGGCGGCGCTCGCCGGCGAGGAGCAGGCGGTCACGCGCGTGGTGGACCTGGCCTGCGTGGTGCACAGCCTGCGGGGCAAGGTGGAGTTCGAGGTCAGCGAGGAGGGCAGGGAGACCGAGATCCTGGCCCACCTGCTGCGCCGGGCGACGGCTGAGACGTTCAGGAGCCGGTTGGGCGGCATGGACCTGTCGGCGCTGACCGACAAGTTCGCCGAGGGCAACCAGGTGGAGTCCGGCGAGCTGGTGCCGGCCGGCGAGCTGCTGCACCGCATCGGCCCCGTGGCCGGGCTGGCCAAGGTCATGTCGCGGCTGGGCATGGGCGCCGGCGAGGAGTCGCCGGGGCACGCGGCGGCGGCCCTGGAGTTCACCCTGGAGGGGCTTTACCTCATGCGGAGGCTGTCCAAGGAAGACCTTGACGGGGTCAGCGTTTACCGGACGTGA
- a CDS encoding FIST signal transduction protein, translating to MTSRFADGLAVGSDLVEAAEHAVGQALSRLSGQADLVCFFICGDDPDDVARAGQAAMKLAPEAHVIGCSATGVIGDGQGVELTPAVSAWAATLDGARLTTFALETLAAEDRFVVVGLPERGGDDHVAILLADPYSFPTDAFVERSVDVLGELPLIGGLANGLQGRGSVRLFADGEIYTEGAIGVLLSGPLKVSTVVSQGCRPIGPSMVVTASEDNLLLELAGQPALARLEDIVSELDEDDRELVASGLQIGLAMDEYAERHERGDFLIRGVIGIDPDREAVAIGDIVEVGRTVRFQVRDAATADEDLYDLLDAHREELGKVDGALLFSCNGRGSAMFGTADHDPVALRDTLGPIGVAGFFAAGEVGPVAGHNHVHGFTASVLVFSSTPGGS from the coding sequence ATGACAAGCCGCTTCGCCGACGGCCTCGCCGTGGGTTCCGACCTGGTGGAGGCCGCGGAGCACGCCGTCGGTCAGGCACTGTCGAGGCTCAGCGGCCAAGCAGACCTGGTCTGCTTCTTCATCTGCGGCGACGATCCGGACGACGTCGCGCGGGCCGGGCAGGCCGCCATGAAACTCGCGCCCGAGGCGCACGTGATCGGATGCAGCGCCACAGGGGTGATCGGCGACGGGCAGGGAGTGGAGCTGACGCCTGCCGTGAGCGCGTGGGCGGCGACCCTGGACGGGGCGCGGCTGACCACGTTCGCGCTGGAGACGCTGGCGGCCGAGGACCGGTTCGTGGTGGTCGGGCTGCCGGAGCGCGGCGGGGACGACCACGTGGCGATCCTGCTGGCCGACCCGTACAGCTTCCCGACCGACGCCTTCGTCGAGCGCTCGGTCGACGTGCTGGGCGAGCTGCCGCTGATCGGCGGGCTGGCGAACGGGCTGCAGGGACGGGGCTCCGTACGGTTGTTCGCCGACGGCGAGATCTACACCGAGGGCGCCATCGGCGTGCTGCTCAGCGGGCCGCTCAAGGTCAGCACCGTGGTCAGCCAGGGTTGCCGGCCGATCGGGCCGAGCATGGTGGTCACCGCGTCCGAGGACAACCTGCTGCTGGAGCTGGCCGGGCAGCCGGCGCTGGCCCGGCTGGAGGACATCGTCAGCGAGCTGGACGAGGACGATCGCGAGCTGGTCGCGTCCGGGCTGCAGATCGGGCTGGCCATGGACGAGTACGCCGAACGCCACGAACGCGGAGATTTCCTCATCAGGGGGGTCATCGGCATCGACCCGGACCGGGAGGCCGTGGCGATCGGCGACATCGTGGAGGTCGGCAGGACCGTGCGCTTCCAGGTGCGCGACGCGGCCACCGCCGACGAGGACCTGTACGACCTGCTCGACGCCCATCGCGAGGAGCTCGGCAAGGTGGACGGGGCGCTGCTGTTCTCCTGCAACGGGCGGGGGTCGGCGATGTTCGGCACGGCCGACCACGACCCGGTCGCGCTGCGCGACACGCTGGGGCCCATCGGCGTGGCCGGCTTCTTCGCGGCGGGGGAGGTCGGGCCGGTGGCGGGGCACAACCACGTGCACGGGTTCACGGCGTCCGTGCTCGTGTTCTCCAGCACTCCGGGCGGGTCGTGA
- a CDS encoding ROK family protein, with protein MILAIDVGGTKMAAGLVAPDGTVAESRRAATPQGADAETLWRVLAGLVSPLASAAEGVGVGCGGPLTWPAGEVSPLNIPGWRGFPLRARLAALFPSVPVRLHNDAVCLAVAEHWRGAGQGSGDMLGMVVSTGVGGGLILGGRLLHGRTGNAGHIGHVVVDAAGGPRCGCGGHGCLEAVARGPALVAWALEQGWEPGAVAGRAAARGAVARDVAMAGPVVPCGVGGGVAGGGAALNGAYAEDRVVTARQLAADARAGDPVASRAMRRAGRALGVAIASATHLCDLDVITIGGGLSQAGEPLFGPLEEALREHARMGFARRVKVLPAALGQEAGLIGAAALLLAGDTYWPARDA; from the coding sequence GTGATCCTGGCCATCGACGTCGGGGGCACCAAGATGGCTGCCGGCCTGGTGGCCCCCGACGGCACGGTGGCCGAGTCCCGGCGCGCCGCGACGCCGCAGGGGGCGGACGCGGAGACCCTGTGGCGGGTGCTCGCCGGCCTCGTCTCGCCGCTCGCGTCCGCCGCCGAGGGGGTGGGGGTGGGCTGTGGCGGGCCGCTGACCTGGCCTGCCGGTGAGGTCTCGCCGCTGAACATCCCGGGCTGGCGCGGCTTCCCGCTGCGCGCCCGGCTGGCCGCGCTGTTCCCCTCCGTGCCCGTACGGCTGCACAACGACGCCGTCTGCCTGGCCGTGGCCGAGCACTGGCGGGGGGCCGGGCAGGGGAGCGGGGACATGCTCGGCATGGTGGTGTCCACGGGGGTCGGCGGCGGGCTGATCCTCGGCGGGCGGCTGCTCCACGGGCGTACCGGGAACGCGGGACACATCGGGCACGTGGTGGTCGACGCGGCGGGCGGCCCGCGCTGCGGCTGCGGCGGTCATGGCTGCCTGGAGGCCGTCGCCCGAGGGCCGGCGCTGGTGGCGTGGGCGCTGGAACAGGGCTGGGAGCCTGGCGCGGTGGCCGGTCGTGCGGCAGCGCGTGGCGCGGTGGCCCGGGATGTCGCGATGGCCGGCCCGGTGGTGCCCTGTGGGGTCGGCGGTGGTGTCGCCGGGGGCGGTGCGGCGCTGAATGGGGCGTATGCGGAGGATCGGGTTGTGACAGCTCGGCAGCTGGCCGCCGATGCGCGGGCCGGGGATCCGGTCGCGTCGCGGGCGATGCGCCGGGCCGGGCGGGCGCTCGGCGTGGCCATCGCCTCCGCCACCCACCTGTGCGACCTCGACGTCATCACGATCGGCGGCGGCCTGTCCCAGGCGGGGGAGCCGCTGTTCGGCCCGCTGGAGGAGGCGCTGCGGGAGCACGCCAGGATGGGGTTCGCCCGCCGCGTCAAGGTGCTGCCCGCCGCCCTCGGCCAGGAGGCCGGCCTCATCGGCGCCGCGGCCCTGCTCCTCGCGGGCGACACCTACTGGCCCGCCCGCGACGCCTGA
- a CDS encoding RNA polymerase sigma factor, whose translation MAFEAFYRRHVDAVLKFVVRRVSDPHLAADLTADIFLAVLDSADTYSPGRGSEVAWLYGVARNVVSAQYRKASREARATGRLAARRLMDDDDLARMEERIDAERQMRSALEAMEGLPEGERAVLELVAIDQLTVTEAAEALGIRQVTARVRLHRARRALAHFTSPSAVYSEGRA comes from the coding sequence GTGGCCTTTGAGGCCTTCTATCGCCGCCACGTCGATGCCGTGCTGAAGTTCGTGGTCCGGCGGGTGAGCGATCCTCACCTCGCCGCGGACCTGACGGCGGACATCTTCCTGGCGGTTCTGGACTCCGCGGACACGTACTCGCCCGGACGCGGCAGCGAGGTCGCCTGGCTGTACGGCGTCGCGCGCAACGTCGTGTCGGCCCAGTACCGCAAGGCGAGCCGGGAGGCCCGGGCGACCGGCCGGCTGGCAGCGCGTCGCCTGATGGACGACGACGACCTCGCCCGGATGGAGGAGCGGATCGATGCCGAGCGCCAGATGCGCAGCGCTCTGGAGGCCATGGAGGGCCTGCCGGAGGGCGAGCGCGCGGTGCTGGAGCTCGTGGCGATCGACCAGCTCACCGTCACCGAGGCCGCCGAGGCGCTGGGCATCAGGCAGGTCACCGCGCGGGTCCGGCTGCACAGGGCCAGGCGGGCCCTCGCACACTTCACCTCGCCCTCGGCTGTGTATTCGGAAGGACGGGCATGA
- a CDS encoding M1 family metallopeptidase: protein MRSNRRGVAMLATLISVLACSPADEPTPPAAGQSAADRRAGAPGIGDPDFPRDGNGGYDVSHYDLVVDYTPATKRLDGVTTISAAATQELSSFNLDLTGLDVREVAVDDAPATFTRKGDELTVRPARAITGGTPFTVKVTYTGSPKPASDNANLGTYGFIPTPDGAFVASEPNGSKTWFPNNDHPADKATFDFTITVPAGLTALANGEQAGRPTTSGGRTTFRWRERHPMATYLATATLGKFDLRQGSTAAGIPNLAATDPRFKSSLDPLYTLSGQITDYWATVFGPYPFSSTGGVVDDYSAGYALENQTKPLYGGFQPDETIIAHELAHQWFGNSLTIKRWKDLWLNEGFATYAEWLWAEHKGKKTAEATFTELLKRPASDPMWSYPPGRAKPDDLFNQSVYTRGGMTLHALRRAVGDATFFTLLKAWAAEHRYGHVTTEQFVALAERLSGKELDALFDAWLFQPRKPA from the coding sequence ATGCGTTCCAACAGGCGTGGGGTGGCCATGCTCGCGACGCTCATCAGCGTGCTGGCCTGCTCGCCCGCCGACGAGCCGACCCCGCCCGCCGCGGGGCAGAGCGCCGCCGACCGGCGCGCGGGCGCGCCCGGCATCGGCGACCCCGACTTCCCCCGCGACGGCAACGGCGGCTACGACGTCTCCCACTACGACCTGGTCGTCGACTACACGCCCGCCACCAAGCGGCTCGACGGCGTCACCACGATCAGCGCCGCCGCCACCCAGGAGCTGTCCAGCTTCAACCTCGACCTGACCGGGCTCGACGTGCGCGAGGTCGCGGTCGACGACGCGCCCGCGACGTTCACCAGGAAGGGCGACGAGCTGACCGTACGGCCCGCCCGGGCCATCACCGGCGGCACGCCGTTCACCGTCAAGGTCACCTACACCGGCTCGCCCAAGCCGGCCAGCGACAACGCCAACCTCGGCACCTACGGCTTCATCCCCACGCCCGACGGCGCGTTCGTGGCCTCCGAGCCCAACGGCTCCAAGACCTGGTTCCCGAACAACGACCATCCCGCCGACAAGGCCACGTTCGACTTCACGATCACCGTGCCCGCCGGGCTCACCGCCCTGGCCAACGGCGAGCAGGCCGGCCGGCCCACCACCTCGGGCGGCAGGACCACCTTCCGCTGGCGCGAGCGCCATCCGATGGCGACCTACCTGGCCACGGCCACGCTCGGCAAGTTCGACCTGCGCCAGGGCAGCACCGCCGCCGGCATCCCCAACCTGGCCGCCACCGACCCCAGGTTCAAGAGCTCGCTCGACCCGCTCTACACGCTCTCCGGGCAGATCACCGACTACTGGGCGACGGTGTTCGGCCCCTACCCGTTCTCCTCGACCGGCGGCGTCGTCGACGACTACTCGGCCGGCTACGCGCTGGAGAACCAGACCAAGCCGCTGTACGGCGGCTTCCAGCCCGACGAGACGATCATCGCGCACGAGCTGGCGCACCAGTGGTTCGGCAACAGCCTGACCATCAAGCGCTGGAAGGACCTCTGGCTCAACGAGGGCTTCGCCACGTACGCGGAGTGGCTGTGGGCCGAGCACAAGGGCAAGAAGACGGCGGAGGCCACGTTCACGGAGCTGCTCAAGCGGCCCGCCTCCGACCCGATGTGGAGCTATCCCCCGGGCCGCGCCAAGCCCGACGACCTGTTCAACCAGTCCGTCTACACGCGCGGCGGCATGACCCTGCACGCCCTGCGCAGGGCCGTCGGCGACGCCACGTTCTTCACCCTGCTCAAGGCGTGGGCCGCCGAGCACCGCTACGGTCATGTGACGACGGAGCAGTTCGTCGCGCTCGCCGAACGCCTGTCCGGCAAGGAACTCGACGCACTCTTCGACGCCTGGCTCTTCCAGCCCCGCAAGCCCGCCTGA
- a CDS encoding RDD family protein, translating to MGLPPPGLAGRWRRLFAGVLDWLIVNIVAAPFNWTSWDHVWNENRGEWERYPVEHTFVAGLVAFLYFWLLHAFWNGQTLGKKVFGLRVVSEYGGRMGVGQAAVRQAVYSVLGWLCCVGILVDLGWILFDPRKQAVHDKAARTVVVNA from the coding sequence ATGGGATTGCCGCCACCGGGGCTGGCGGGACGCTGGCGGCGGCTGTTCGCCGGCGTCCTCGACTGGCTCATCGTCAACATCGTCGCCGCGCCGTTCAACTGGACGAGCTGGGACCACGTCTGGAACGAGAACCGGGGCGAGTGGGAGCGCTATCCCGTCGAGCACACCTTCGTGGCCGGTCTGGTGGCCTTCCTGTACTTCTGGCTGCTGCACGCCTTCTGGAACGGTCAGACCCTGGGCAAGAAGGTGTTCGGTCTCCGTGTCGTGTCCGAGTACGGCGGGAGGATGGGGGTGGGCCAGGCGGCGGTCAGGCAGGCCGTGTACTCCGTACTCGGGTGGCTGTGCTGCGTCGGCATCCTGGTGGATCTCGGCTGGATCCTCTTCGACCCCCGCAAGCAGGCCGTACACGACAAGGCGGCGAGGACTGTCGTCGTGAACGCCTGA
- the hppD gene encoding 4-hydroxyphenylpyruvate dioxygenase, protein MSDVFPVNGMHAVVFAVGNARQAAHYYSTAFGMRLVAYRGPENGSPDLAAYVLTSGSATFELRASIRPGTDLARHVAEHGDGVVDLAIEVPDVEAGYAYAVAHGAKGLVEPHTVEDEHGKVVLAAIATYGETRHTLVDRSNYGGPYLPGYAPAEPLVAPPATKNGRLFQAVDHCVGNVELGKMDEWVEFYREVMGFTNMAEFIGDDIATEYSALMSKVVADGTRKVKFPLNEPAVSRKKSQIDEYLEFYGGPGVQHIALATNDILTTVDHMRAAGVSFLQTPDSYYDDPELRARIGQVRAPIEELKKRGILVDRDEDGYLLQIFTQPVQDRPTVFFELIERHGSLGFGKGNFKALFEAIEREQERRGNL, encoded by the coding sequence ATGAGTGATGTCTTTCCGGTCAACGGCATGCACGCCGTGGTGTTCGCCGTGGGAAACGCCAGGCAGGCGGCCCACTACTACTCGACCGCTTTCGGCATGCGGCTCGTGGCCTACAGGGGGCCGGAGAACGGCAGCCCCGACCTGGCCGCGTACGTGCTGACCTCGGGCAGCGCCACCTTCGAGCTGCGGGCCTCGATCCGGCCCGGCACGGACCTGGCGCGGCACGTGGCGGAGCACGGTGACGGGGTCGTCGACCTGGCCATCGAGGTGCCCGACGTGGAGGCCGGCTACGCCTACGCCGTCGCCCACGGGGCGAAGGGCCTGGTGGAGCCGCACACGGTGGAGGACGAGCACGGCAAGGTGGTGCTCGCGGCCATCGCCACGTACGGCGAGACCCGGCACACCCTGGTCGACAGGTCCAACTACGGCGGCCCCTACCTGCCCGGCTACGCGCCCGCCGAGCCGCTGGTCGCGCCGCCGGCGACGAAGAACGGGCGGCTGTTCCAGGCCGTCGACCACTGCGTCGGCAACGTAGAGCTGGGCAAGATGGACGAGTGGGTGGAGTTCTACCGCGAGGTGATGGGCTTCACGAACATGGCCGAGTTCATCGGCGACGACATCGCCACCGAGTACTCGGCCCTCATGTCGAAGGTCGTGGCCGACGGCACCCGCAAGGTCAAGTTCCCGCTCAACGAGCCGGCCGTCAGCCGCAAGAAGTCGCAGATCGACGAGTACCTGGAGTTCTACGGCGGGCCGGGCGTGCAGCACATCGCGCTGGCCACCAACGACATCCTGACCACGGTCGACCACATGCGGGCCGCCGGGGTGAGCTTCCTGCAGACGCCCGACTCGTACTACGACGACCCCGAGCTGCGCGCTCGCATCGGCCAGGTGCGGGCCCCGATCGAGGAGCTGAAGAAGCGCGGCATCCTCGTGGACCGCGACGAGGACGGCTACCTGCTGCAGATCTTCACCCAGCCCGTGCAGGACCGGCCCACGGTCTTCTTCGAGCTCATCGAGCGGCACGGCTCGCTCGGGTTCGGCAAGGGCAACTTCAAGGCGCTGTTCGAGGCCATCGAGCGGGAGCAGGAACGTAGAGGCAACCTTTAG
- a CDS encoding Lrp/AsnC family transcriptional regulator produces the protein MTIDELDSRLIALLTAEPRLGVLECSRRLGVARGTVQARLDRLVDRGVITGFGPDVSPAALGYDVTAFVSMEIRQVAGHDPVADRLARIPEVLEVHTITGDSDLLCRVVARTNADLQRVIDRIVDVQGVLRTNSIIALDTPVPYRVLPLVADVPRREAR, from the coding sequence ATGACGATCGATGAGCTCGACTCCCGGCTGATCGCCCTGCTGACCGCCGAGCCCCGGCTGGGCGTGCTGGAGTGCTCGCGGCGGCTCGGCGTGGCCCGTGGCACGGTCCAGGCCCGGCTCGACCGGCTGGTGGACAGGGGAGTGATCACCGGCTTCGGCCCCGACGTGTCGCCCGCCGCGCTCGGCTACGACGTCACGGCGTTCGTCAGCATGGAGATCAGGCAGGTGGCCGGGCACGACCCGGTGGCCGACCGGCTGGCCCGCATTCCGGAGGTGCTGGAAGTGCACACGATCACCGGTGACAGCGATCTTCTCTGCCGCGTGGTCGCCCGGACGAACGCCGATTTACAGCGGGTTATCGATCGGATCGTCGATGTTCAGGGCGTACTCCGGACTAATTCGATCATCGCACTGGACACCCCGGTTCCCTACCGGGTGCTGCCATTGGTCGCCGATGTTCCGCGTAGGGAGGCTAGGTAG